A single window of Pseudomonas benzenivorans DNA harbors:
- a CDS encoding FHA domain-containing protein produces MLRVHFGDNRQAPIWLADERFTIGHDSRNNLVLDDPLIAAFHAEVRLDHGYYYLTDCGTQVGTFVNEERIGARYQLRANDRVRLGALELLLLDPATARSKAETAPRWFLQVIKGEHEGKKFHIHGSMTFGRSARCEMSFSDLELSRRHCEFFLKDDVLEVKDLASANGVRVNQQRVTTAVLQPGDQLKMGSVSLLVIGPKVAVAPAEEEDATLFMRALDLPKPLKGKPASSAASTLNPLRGAAAPRPLAQAEPPPGAPGSRLKGLLPAAVAVLAILLIGVGATLAAKTLL; encoded by the coding sequence ATGCTCAGAGTTCATTTCGGCGACAACCGTCAGGCACCTATCTGGCTGGCGGACGAGCGTTTCACTATCGGCCACGACAGTCGAAACAACCTGGTGCTGGACGATCCCCTGATCGCCGCCTTCCATGCCGAGGTGCGTCTGGATCACGGCTACTACTACCTCACCGACTGCGGTACCCAGGTCGGCACCTTCGTCAATGAAGAGCGCATCGGGGCACGCTACCAGCTGCGTGCCAACGACCGGGTGCGCCTGGGGGCTTTGGAGTTGCTGCTGCTCGACCCGGCGACGGCCCGGAGCAAGGCCGAAACGGCGCCGCGCTGGTTTCTCCAGGTGATCAAGGGGGAGCACGAGGGCAAGAAGTTCCACATCCATGGCTCGATGACCTTCGGCCGTTCCGCCAGGTGCGAGATGAGTTTCAGCGACCTGGAGCTGTCGCGCCGCCATTGCGAGTTTTTCCTCAAGGACGATGTGCTGGAGGTAAAGGACCTGGCCTCGGCCAACGGCGTGAGGGTCAACCAGCAGAGGGTGACGACGGCGGTGCTGCAGCCAGGCGACCAGTTGAAGATGGGCTCGGTCAGCCTGCTGGTGATAGGTCCCAAGGTCGCCGTGGCGCCGGCCGAGGAAGAGGATGCGACCCTGTTCATGCGCGCCCTCGATCTGCCCAAACCCCTCAAGGGCAAGCCCGCCAGCTCCGCCGCCAGCACGCTCAACCCGCTACGCGGTGCAGCCGCGCCCCGGCCGCTGGCGCAGGCCGAGCCGCCACCCGGTGCCCCTGGATCACGACTGAAGGGTCTGTTGCCGGCCGCCGTGGCCGTACTGGCGATTCTGCTGATCGGCGTCGGTGCGACCCTGGCCGCCAAGACCCTGCTCTAG